A region of the Salinisphaera sp. T31B1 genome:
GAATATTTTTATGCGCCCGCTGATCCATCCCGCAATCGAAGACGTTCGCGTGGAAGCCATCCTGCATGCCCTGTCGGACCCGGTCCGGGTGGCGATCTATGCGGGCATGGAGGACGCCGGCTGCCCTCAGACCTGTACGCGCTTTGCCACGATTCTCGATCGGGAAATCCCCAAATCCACGCTGTCGCAGCATTTCCGCGTGCTACGCGAAGCAGGCCTGATCCGTAGCGAGCGCCAGGGCGTGGAAATGCGCAACACGTCACGCCGCGACGAGATCGAGCAGCGCTTTCCCGGGCTGATCGGCGGCATCATGCATGCCCACCGCGTCCAGGTGGCCGAGCGCTCGAAGGCGCCGGTGTAACCGCCAGCGCCGGATACGCGGTTCAGGCGCGCGTCAAGGCCGGACTGACCGCCGCCGAGATCGTCATCCGCCACGTCGTCGCCCACGCTTTCGAGTGTCAGGCGCAGTGGCTCCGCACGGTTGAACAGATACCACCCGATCGTGCCTACCGGGGGCACGGTGCGTCGAACCGTGTTCAGCGGGTCGGGTCGCCTCGGCATGCCTCTCGTCGTCGTGGCCGACCAGATCGGCATC
Encoded here:
- a CDS encoding helix-turn-helix domain-containing protein, with amino-acid sequence MRPLIHPAIEDVRVEAILHALSDPVRVAIYAGMEDAGCPQTCTRFATILDREIPKSTLSQHFRVLREAGLIRSERQGVEMRNTSRRDEIEQRFPGLIGGIMHAHRVQVAERSKAPV